Within Sphingomonas piscis, the genomic segment CCAGAGGGGTGGGCAAGCAGATGAAGGTCACGATTGAACGGGCGACACTCCTCAAGAGCCTGAGCCACGTCCAGTCGGTGGTGGAACGCCGCAACACCATCCCGATTCTGTCCAACGTCCTGTTCGATGCCAGCGAGGACGGCGCAATCCGCCTCATGGCCACCGATCTCGATCTCCAGGTCGACGAAAGCGTTCCCGCCAACGTCGCTCAACCCGGCGCCACCACCGTGTCGGCGCACACCTTGTTCGACATCGTTCGCAAGCTTCCCGAGGGCAGCCAGGTCGAGCTCACCGCCGCCGACGGCAAGATGCAGGTCAATGCCGGCCGCTCGCGCTTCAACCTGTCGACGCTTCCCCGCGACGACTTCCCGGTGATCGCCGAGGGCGACCTGCCGACCCGGTTCGAGCTTCCCGCGGCGACGCTCCGCCAGATCATCGACAAAACCCGTTTCGCCATATCCAGCGAGGAAACCCGCTACTATCTAATGGGCATCTTCCTCCATGTCGCCGACGACCAGTTGAAGGCTGCGGCAACGGACGGCCACCGGCTGGCGCGCGTAACGGTTGCGAAGCCCGATGGAGCCGACGGCATGCCGGACGTCATCGTGCCCCGCAAATGCGTCGCCGAACTGCGCAAATTGCTCGACGAGGTCGAAGGCACGGTGGAAGTTTCGCTATCGCCGACCAAGGTGCGCTTCGGTCTCGGCAGCGCGGTGCTGACCAGCAAGCTGATCGACGGCACCTTTCCCGATTACAACCGGGTCATTCCCACCGGGAACGACAAATTGCTGAAGCTGGATCCCAAGAGCTTTGCGCAAGGCGTCGATCGCGTTTCCACCATCGCCAGCGAGAAGACGCGCGCGGTGAAGATGAGCGTCGATCGCGACAAGATCACCTTGTCCGTCACCTCGCCCGAGAACGGCGTCGCCACCGAGGAAGTGCCGGCGGACTATGGCGCCGAGGGCCTGGAGATCGGCTTCAACGCCCGCTACCTCCTGGACATCCTCGGCGAAATCGATGGCGACACGGTAGAAGTGCATCTGGCTGACGCCGCGGCGCCGACCCTGCTGCGCGAGAGCGACAAGTCGAATGCACTGTACGTTCTCATGCCCATGAGAGTGTGAGCCTTACCCGCTTAACCCTCACCGACTTCCGCTCCTACGCCGAAGCACAGCTGGAGCCCGGCCCGGGCTTTGTGGTGCTGACGGGCGATAACGGCGCTGGAAAGACCAACATCCTTGAGGCCGTGTCGCTTCTGACGCCGGGTCGTGGCCTTCGCGCTGCTCCTTTGGGCGAGATGGCACGCGAGCAGGGCGCCGGCGGATTCACCGTCCATGCCCGGCTTGGCGACGTGGAAATTGGAACCGGCACCACGGCTGCGGCGCCCGAGCGCCGCCAAGTCCGCGTCAACAGTGCCCCGGCTTCGGTGAACGCGCTCAGCGAATGGCTGTCCGTCCTTTGGCTAACGCCGGCAATGGATCGCCTGTTCGCCGGCAGCGCGGGTGACCGACGCCGCTTTCTCGACCGGCTGGTGCTGGCACTTGAACCATCCCATGCCCACCACGCCGCCCGCTACGAAGCCGCGATGCGTGCCCGCAACAAATTGCTCGCGGAGCCCGATGGTGCCGACCCATCCTGGCTTGGGGCGTTGGAAGCGGGAATGGCCGAGCATGGGGGTGAGGTCGCCCAGGCGCGCAGCCGCACCGTCGCTGCCCTCTCCGATCGGCTCAGCGCCACGCCGGACGACGACTTCGCGCGCGCCGCCATTGCGCTGGAAGGCTGGACAGGCCGTGATCTCGCCGCCGAACTGCGCGCCAACCGTGGCCGCGATGCCGCCGCCGGGCGCGCAGTGGCCGGTCCGCATCGGCAGGATCTCTCCGTTATCCACGCCGCCAAGGTCATGCCGGCAGCGCGATGCTCCACTGGCGAGCAAAAGGCGCTGCTGCTCGGCCTCATTCTTGCCCATGCCGAGCTGGTGGCCGAGCGACGGGGCATGGCGCCGATCCTTCTTCTCGACGAAGTGGCGGCGCACCTCGACGCCCGTCGCCGCGCGGCTTTGTTCCAACGTCTCGAAGGGCGTAATCAGGTGTGGATGACGGGCACCGATGCCTCGCTGTTCACCGAGGTGAGGCAGGCGTCGCGCTACGAAGTGGCGGGCGGGGCCGTGCACCGGGTGTGAAGGGGAATGGACTGATGGCTTCACGGCAGCAGGCCGGCGCTTTGGCAAGCTTCGCTGCGGCGGCGCTGACAATCGCTGGTATGGGTGTGGGGATCGGCATCATGCAGGCGATGAGTGTCGCCAGCGGCATGGAGGTCGCCTCCGCCAGCGTCGAGGCGCTGCGCGCAGCCCGACCTTTGCTGATTGCCGCCGAACTCCTGAAGATCGTGACCGGGATCGCCATCATCGTCGCGGTGACGGCAAGTCGCCGCCGCTGGCGCATCTCCACGCTCGCTGCCGGGCTCGGCTACGCCGCCGCGCTGCTGGTGATGGCGGCGGGCGTGGTCGGCCTTTTTGCCGTGCTGGCACTAGCCACGTCCTCGCCGCGGATGGGCGCCATTGTCGGCCTGCTTGGGCTTCTCTCCTTGCCCGCAACGGGAGCATGGGCCGCGCTCTCCACCTGGGGACGACCGAATGCACCGCGCTCTTTGAGGATGGCCGCCATCCTGCTTGCCATCTCCGGCGTCGCTACCCTTGTCTTTCCCCCAGTGGGGCTGCTGTTCGGAGTAGCCAGCCTGCTGTGGTGGATCACGCTTGGTCTGACCCTGCGCAGACCGGCCTGACTCACGCGTGTGCACGCGCATACGCCACGCGCATGCGCGTGACTTTCGGCGCCGAGTCCCTATATCGGATCCTCTATGGCAAGTGATCCCAATCAGAACAGCTACGGCGCCGATTCCATCAAGGTTTTGAAGGGGCTGGACGCCGTCCGCAAACGGCCCGGAATGTATATCGGCGATACCGACGACGGGTCGGGCCTGCACCATATGGTGTTCGAAGTTTCCGATAATGCCATCGACGAGGCGCTGGCGGGTCACTGCGACCGCATTCTCATTCAGCTGAACCCCGACGGCTCGGTCACGGTCGAGGACAATGGCCGCGGCATCCCGACCGGCATCCACCCCGAAGAGGGCGTGTCGGCGGCCGAGGTCATCATGACCCAGCTTCATGCCGGCGGTAAGTTCGAGAACACCAGCGACGACAATGCCTACAAGGTGTCCGGCGGCCTCCACGGCGTTGGCGTGTCGGTCGTCAACGCCCTCTCCGAGTTCCTCGACCTTCGCATCTGGCGCGACGGCGAGGAGCATTACATGCGCTTCGCCCATGGCGATGCGGTGGCGCCGCTGAAGGTCGTCGGCCCCGCGCCGGAAGGAAAGAAGGGCACCAGCGTGACCTTCCTGCCGAGCCCCGCCACCTTCAAGATCACCGAGTTCGATTTCGAAAAGCTCGAGCATCGGTACCGCGAGCTCGCCTTCCTGAATTCCGGCGTCCGCATCCTGCTTGCCGACGCGCGCCACGAAGAGCGTGTGGAGCATGAGCTGTACTACGAGGGCGGCATCGCGGCCTTCGTCAAATATCTCGACCGGGCCAAGAACGCGCTCTTTCCCGAGCCGATCGCCATTTCCGCCGTGCGCGACGGCATCGGCATCGACGTCGCGCTGGAATGGAACGACAGCTATTACGAAAATGTCCTGCCGTTCACGAACAACATTCCGCAGCGCGACGGCGGCACCCACATGGCCGCTTTTCGCGCGGCGCTGACCCGCACCATCAACAATTATGCCGAGAAATCTGGCCTTCTGAAGAAGGAGAAGGTTAGTCTCACCGGCGACGACATGCGCGAGGGCCTGACCGCCATCGTGTCCGTCAAGCTGCCCGACCCCAAGTTCAGCAGCCAGACCAAGGATAAGCTCGTCAGCTCCGAGGTACGCCAGCCGCTCGAAAGCTTGATGACCGACAAGATGACGGAGTGGCTGGAGGAGAACCCCCAGAACGCACGCGCGATCATCCAGAAGGTGATCGACGCCGCTGCCGCCCGCGAAGCGGCCCGCAAGGCGCGCGAGGCTACCCGCAAGTCGGTGATGGGCGTCGCCTCGCTGCCGGGCAAGCTTGCCGACTGCCAGGAGCGGGACGCGACCAAGTGCGAACTGTTCCTGGTCGAGGGTGACAGCGCCGGAGGCTCCGCCAAGCAGGGCCGCAATCGCAACAACCAGGCGATCCTGCCGCTGAAGGGCAAGATCCTGAACGTCGAGCGTGCGCGCATGGACCGCATGCTCTCGTCAAAGGAAGTCGGCACTATCATCCAGGCGCTCGGCACCGGCATCGCGACCGGCATGGACCGCACCGGCTTCGACGTCGAAAAGCTCCGCTATCACAAGATCGTGATCATGACGGACGCAGACGTCGACGGCGCCCACATCCGCACGCTTTTGCTGACCTTCTTCTACCGTCAGATGCCGGAGCTGATCGAGAACGGGCACCTCTTCATCGCTCAGCCGCCGCTCTACAAGGTCGCGCGCGGCCGGTCGGAGGTCTATCTCAAGGACGATGCGGCGCTCGACGAATATCTGGTCGACGCCGGCCTTGACGGCCTGAACCTCGAAGGTCCGGACGGGCAACGCACGGGGCAGGACCTGCGCTCGCTGGTCGACCATGCCCGCCGCATGCGCACCCTGATGCGCTACGCGCCGCGCAAATATGACCCGGCGCTGATCGAGGCGCTGGCGATCAACGGCGCGCTCGATCCCGAGCTCAAGGACGGCGCGCGCGCTGAAGCCATTGCCCGCGTGGCCGCCTGGCTAGGCGCGGCCGATCTCGAAGCCGTCTGGTCTGGCGAGATTGCGGCCGAGGGCGGTTATTTGCTGAAGCGCCTGTGGCGCGGCGTCACCGATGCCTATATCTTCGAACCGGCGTTCCTGATCTCGGCCGAGGCCCGCAAGCTTCACGCATTGGCCGCCGAGCAGCTCGAGGCCTACTCCGGCCCCTCGACTCTCCGCACGATGAAGAAGGGTGCCGCCCAGCAGGAGCCGACCGTCGGCGCCGGCGAAGGTGAGGAAGCGGCCGAGCAGGCGGAAGCCGACACCAAGGGCAAGCCGGTGGCTATCTCCCGCCCGTCCGAACTGCTCGACGCAGTGCTCGCCGCCGGCCGCAAGGGCCTGTCGATCCAACGCTACAAGGGTCTTGGCGAGATGAACGCCGAGCAATTATGGGAAACGACGCTCGACCCCGCCAACCGCTCGCTCCTTCGGGTGGAGGTCAGCCAGGCGGACGTCGCCGACGAAATTTTCACCCGCCTGATGGGCGACGTCGTCGAACCGCGCCGCGAATTCATTCAGGAAAACGCGCTCAGCGTCGCCAACCTCGACGTTTGAGGAACCTTGGCGGCAGCAGTGCAGTTGGCGGCAGCGTGACTGGCATGCCGACGATTACCGTTGCGTCCTACAATATGCGCAAGGCGATCGGCACCGACCGGCGCCGCGATCCGCAGCGCGTGCTCGACGTGCTTCATGAGATCGACGCCGATGTCGTCGCGCTCCAGGAGGCCGACAAGCGCTTCGGTGGCCGCGCCTCGGCCGTGCCGCATGACCTCATCGATACGCACGGCGTCTACAAGGCGGTGCACCTCGGCGTCCGCCACCGCCGCCACCTCGAACGCATCCCCGGCGGCGCGAAGGCAGAGCAGTGGATGAAGATCAACACCCGCAACATCGGCTGGCATGGCAACGCCATCCTGGTGAAAAAGAATATCGGCGTCATCGAGGTGGCGGCGCTGGAGCTTCCGACGCTGGAACCGCGTGGCGCCGTGATGGCGGAGCTTCTGCTGGACGGCGATCGCCCCTTCCGCGTCGTCGGCCTGCACCTCGACCTGTCTGGCCTGTGGCGGCGGCGGCAGATGCGGGCAATTCTCGATGCGATCGCCGACCGGCCGCAGCAAATGCCGACGGTACTGATGGGCGACACCAACGAGTGGCGGGCGGAGGCCGGCTGCCTGCGCGAGGTCGCGCAAACCTATCAGATCGCACCGACCGGCCCGAGCTTCCACTCCCGCCACCCGGTCGCCTGCCTCGACCGAATCATCGTCGACAAGAGCTTGCGGATCGAGGCGTCGGGCGTCCACATGAGCCATTCGGCCCGCCGCGCCTCCGATCACCTGCCGATCTGGGCCCGGCTCGCGGCTTGAGGGAGATGAGCATGGAAACGCCCGAAGGCTGGACGATCGCTGGCGACGCACTGACCCGGACGTTCAAGTTCAAGGACTTTTCGGAAGCGTTCGGCTTTCTGACGCGCGTCGCCATGCACGCCGAGACCAAGGATCATCATCCCGAGTTCACCAGCGTCTGGAACCGCGTCGACTTCCGCCTGACCAGCCATGATGCGGGCGGCGTCACCCAGCGCGACGTCGACCTGGCAGGGGCAATCAACCGTTTGGCAGGTCAGTGAAGCTGGAGCATCCGGCGCCAATGACTATAGCGGGCTGATGGCAGACGAACCCCGCGAATATCGGACCGGCAGCGATCCCCGCACCCTGCGCGACGCGCTCGGCTGCTTCGCGACCGGGGTGACCATCGTCACCTGCATCGATGGCGACGGCAAGCCGGTCGGGTTCACGGCCAACAGCTTCACCTCCGTCTCGCTCGACCCACCGCTGCTGCTGGTCTGCATCCACAAAAGCGCCGCCTGCGCGCCATGCCTTACCGATGCCAGCCACTTCGCCGTCAACGTACTGCAGAATGAACAGCAGCCTGCCTCCATACGATTTTCAACCCGGGATCAGGATCGCTTCGGCTCCACACCATGGTCGGAGGGCGAGTTCGGCCCGCCGATTTTGAAGGACTCACTAGGCGTTTTCGAGTGCGAGCGGTTCGAGGTTCATGAGGGCGGCGATCACCACATCGTTGTCGGCAAAGTGCTGAAGGCCAGCTTCGACGCCAGCCTCGATCCCCTGCTCTACTTCCGCGGC encodes:
- the dnaN gene encoding DNA polymerase III subunit beta codes for the protein MKVTIERATLLKSLSHVQSVVERRNTIPILSNVLFDASEDGAIRLMATDLDLQVDESVPANVAQPGATTVSAHTLFDIVRKLPEGSQVELTAADGKMQVNAGRSRFNLSTLPRDDFPVIAEGDLPTRFELPAATLRQIIDKTRFAISSEETRYYLMGIFLHVADDQLKAAATDGHRLARVTVAKPDGADGMPDVIVPRKCVAELRKLLDEVEGTVEVSLSPTKVRFGLGSAVLTSKLIDGTFPDYNRVIPTGNDKLLKLDPKSFAQGVDRVSTIASEKTRAVKMSVDRDKITLSVTSPENGVATEEVPADYGAEGLEIGFNARYLLDILGEIDGDTVEVHLADAAAPTLLRESDKSNALYVLMPMRV
- the recF gene encoding DNA replication/repair protein RecF (All proteins in this family for which functions are known are DNA-binding proteins that assist the filamentation of RecA onto DNA for the initiation of recombination or recombinational repair.) produces the protein MSLTRLTLTDFRSYAEAQLEPGPGFVVLTGDNGAGKTNILEAVSLLTPGRGLRAAPLGEMAREQGAGGFTVHARLGDVEIGTGTTAAAPERRQVRVNSAPASVNALSEWLSVLWLTPAMDRLFAGSAGDRRRFLDRLVLALEPSHAHHAARYEAAMRARNKLLAEPDGADPSWLGALEAGMAEHGGEVAQARSRTVAALSDRLSATPDDDFARAAIALEGWTGRDLAAELRANRGRDAAAGRAVAGPHRQDLSVIHAAKVMPAARCSTGEQKALLLGLILAHAELVAERRGMAPILLLDEVAAHLDARRRAALFQRLEGRNQVWMTGTDASLFTEVRQASRYEVAGGAVHRV
- the gyrB gene encoding DNA topoisomerase (ATP-hydrolyzing) subunit B — translated: MASDPNQNSYGADSIKVLKGLDAVRKRPGMYIGDTDDGSGLHHMVFEVSDNAIDEALAGHCDRILIQLNPDGSVTVEDNGRGIPTGIHPEEGVSAAEVIMTQLHAGGKFENTSDDNAYKVSGGLHGVGVSVVNALSEFLDLRIWRDGEEHYMRFAHGDAVAPLKVVGPAPEGKKGTSVTFLPSPATFKITEFDFEKLEHRYRELAFLNSGVRILLADARHEERVEHELYYEGGIAAFVKYLDRAKNALFPEPIAISAVRDGIGIDVALEWNDSYYENVLPFTNNIPQRDGGTHMAAFRAALTRTINNYAEKSGLLKKEKVSLTGDDMREGLTAIVSVKLPDPKFSSQTKDKLVSSEVRQPLESLMTDKMTEWLEENPQNARAIIQKVIDAAAAREAARKAREATRKSVMGVASLPGKLADCQERDATKCELFLVEGDSAGGSAKQGRNRNNQAILPLKGKILNVERARMDRMLSSKEVGTIIQALGTGIATGMDRTGFDVEKLRYHKIVIMTDADVDGAHIRTLLLTFFYRQMPELIENGHLFIAQPPLYKVARGRSEVYLKDDAALDEYLVDAGLDGLNLEGPDGQRTGQDLRSLVDHARRMRTLMRYAPRKYDPALIEALAINGALDPELKDGARAEAIARVAAWLGAADLEAVWSGEIAAEGGYLLKRLWRGVTDAYIFEPAFLISAEARKLHALAAEQLEAYSGPSTLRTMKKGAAQQEPTVGAGEGEEAAEQAEADTKGKPVAISRPSELLDAVLAAGRKGLSIQRYKGLGEMNAEQLWETTLDPANRSLLRVEVSQADVADEIFTRLMGDVVEPRREFIQENALSVANLDV
- a CDS encoding endonuclease/exonuclease/phosphatase family protein, which codes for MPTITVASYNMRKAIGTDRRRDPQRVLDVLHEIDADVVALQEADKRFGGRASAVPHDLIDTHGVYKAVHLGVRHRRHLERIPGGAKAEQWMKINTRNIGWHGNAILVKKNIGVIEVAALELPTLEPRGAVMAELLLDGDRPFRVVGLHLDLSGLWRRRQMRAILDAIADRPQQMPTVLMGDTNEWRAEAGCLREVAQTYQIAPTGPSFHSRHPVACLDRIIVDKSLRIEASGVHMSHSARRASDHLPIWARLAA
- a CDS encoding 4a-hydroxytetrahydrobiopterin dehydratase is translated as MSMETPEGWTIAGDALTRTFKFKDFSEAFGFLTRVAMHAETKDHHPEFTSVWNRVDFRLTSHDAGGVTQRDVDLAGAINRLAGQ
- a CDS encoding flavin reductase family protein, whose translation is MADEPREYRTGSDPRTLRDALGCFATGVTIVTCIDGDGKPVGFTANSFTSVSLDPPLLLVCIHKSAACAPCLTDASHFAVNVLQNEQQPASIRFSTRDQDRFGSTPWSEGEFGPPILKDSLGVFECERFEVHEGGDHHIVVGKVLKASFDASLDPLLYFRGSYRRLHFD